From one Electrophorus electricus isolate fEleEle1 chromosome 20, fEleEle1.pri, whole genome shotgun sequence genomic stretch:
- the tasora gene encoding protein TASOR, producing MECRSGRVGERHPRGGSAQEPSHAANSSNQDGERSDCEEELASQFQDGPETQKGRGSDAKGISSSTVPAKLAEEPPRLNFQIPRRNKEKRALFQYLSSDSRECAEILKIITSSYKDPSSTGNFVYSKPRLVHSEPLEKDFIEKRKELKQEGRTEKELTESFCFVLCDTQKVPLVCERGLSVGSSWMNILGNPSKGVYLCQFSDLLQISPYDPGSTGEMIVFKVIKGKVKSIHDNMSRCLDPTPKFDSHFSKNANRVTSLQSYRAFEYTQQYFYEYVDYELTSRPRHVCPYAVVCFQFKAKEVTAVGSKPLLPLQRSNSLPLGTEKRSYIVWRGQFFNAGKEVYQTSLRSLLQPFLPFRLPDRLEIGKVMRLDQIKGLIPSSLFSWDLYSGSHEVFKKGLHCSLFEVVEEKNKSGESLAELFQKLEDEGLVLVNSLSDNGFLFLLSSEQMSNTSERRAGWKKSCLQALFIYRGARDVSKFSCRPHSTCQPLMPLPQDPAMPRLGCFIPAFHYALNKVRANPPAILSAGVEQQAYDYLSSLREGKLVQRARLDYDHKLDEREKLFPAPRQKYNWESYVRSYFYAPGMFTMPVEKAKNMVDLLWCPPEACMEIQDGNEAPADPERLKELLKLIQMNKNLKVAKQEKKGLEEGALDAHGVKRKLEEEEHEISPKFQKMASLDSGEIGGEVKELQSCPFPVDMLCCAGLQDTDLRKDKAQGALKVVQLLDRLSKTTQDTDLRKDRTQGAMVMKMLENLDKTLPGSSVVGAERQELGESGEDTAALYDSMTRLGLPTNCDIDLRNQFVDDDQEAQGKNDLERKTGRDVGNRAQVQAGKDETAGSLSSLEAFSPCSDTNGQQRGVNLLGEKSIPWVLIPITGLKTERYSHRKDESLEDPRFLQSPVVSTRSSLEKKDLVCSDLPDCNDVRAEHELEPMDDRDTNLTDELKFSHSQEQKGTPLSGVDCIVDKQISEFSSEVEDLLREERVYYIPFSSSHGNRNPPQTMAQFSEYVSHFNMPLPVHSYINSFRDSIRVFLDPQQSRNGGTACAFSALPSPTHSSVSPSALEALPSDVPLSVSPLVSTPLCSPVAAFASNPLTGGLPAGTHGLLPPPNPTYGRPEQAGQPRPDVCNEVPPPPLLDMQKTGRQSQAEQSVLVPERQESGAPCRSSPGEPLDSSTAGPAEEIQSRLGLDVGESVSSARPASAGTPEEPASNAINSLLSQLQPEVFSNLVKIIEGVQKNTVHFYIHSVEEESDTCWEIKEYLKKLGNSECDPQTFLENKDSQDKLLIIIQNVDIAAHVHKIPALVSLKKLPSVSFAGVDSLDDIKNHTYNELFVSGGFIVSDEFVLNPDFITQDKLQALLQYLEELNTPESPWRWRVHCKTHKKVKEQSRSSSEALSVLNLLTMYHKKQIVEFLSYHECDAQSHQAPDLDCLVKLQAQNIRQRHVIFLTERRFEMFPHYSSSGVVIANIDDVLYNMASLIGEASDKHHSSDLPSCPASPTLREEDMDSDIEHSARRESTLQDRTTACTDPSLGADPHPCVSHHTVEDKVSTNEAQKALDFEALKAAISQFRVARMQANSTPGQLSPRALPINPHQSLLNQGDMAPTQPQSSSNDGSLSSLSASSFLPHAHLHLDQMQKEHHFILESATEAQAHGAGAGPGQVEMGSTAECATVSLDGPQVEICPKTNDVLQLSVHGMVEPATHVLSAGVSFAAATDTQPTWNRTTKTDISTETPASPAVCRTEGDCGQDKPALEMATTNNPVLTTSSTNDQSKDSTVSTANGKHNSRAGLLPVPGTVAYGMNNALAGVDRMVLPGSSLWPTPQRPMGLNSHGHLSQNGAIGVRSQILNRSMTSSLGMVTQSGLRGLFPNSSMQVAWNGLAQGTSNVWGIQQGMGIRQVHRTQFIQSYTWQGNPSFQGNGYPHRRGGYGGW from the exons ATGGAATGTCGTAGCGGCAGAGTCGGCGAGAGGCACCCGCGGGGTGGAAGTGCTCAGGAGCCGTCGCACGCCGCGAATTCCTCGAACCAAGATGGCGAACGTTCAGATTGTGAAGAAGAACTGGCATCCCAGTTTCAGGACGGTCCAGAGACGCAGAAGGGCAGAGGCTCTGACGCGAAAGGCATTAGCTCTTCCACAGTGCCTGCCAAATTAGCCGAGGAACCGCCGCGGCTCAACTTTCAGATTCCGAGGAGgaacaaagaaaagagag CTCTCTTCCAGTATTTGTCCTCAGACTCCAGAGAGTGTGcagaaattctaaaaataatcaCCTCTAGCTACAAGGATCCCTCTTCaactggaaactttgtgtattCCAAACCTCGCCTAGTCCACAGTGAACCTCTGGAGAAAGAT TTCattgagaagagaaaagaactgAAACAGGAAGGGCGCACTGAAAAAGAGCTCACAGAATCTTTTTGTTTCGTGCTTTGTGACACCCAGAAG GTCCCTTTAGTGTGTGAGCGAGGCTTGTCAGTTGGAAGCAGCTGGATGAACATTTTGGGGAATCCTTCTAAAG GCGTTTACCTGTGTCAGTTCTCTGACTTACTCCAGATTAGTCCTTATGACCCAGGCTCCACTGGAGAGATGATCgtttttaaagtaataaag GGGAAAGTAAAGAGTATACATGACAACATGTCGAGATGTTTGGACCCTACGCCCAAATTTGACAGCCATTTCTCAAAGAACGCTAACCGAGTGACCTCCCTGCAGTCATACAGGGCCTTTGAGTACACTCAG CAATATTTCTATGAATATGTGGATTATGAGCTCACATCCAGGCCACGGCATGTGTGCCCATATGCTGTGGTTTGCTTTCAGTTCAAAGCCAAAGAGGTCACAGCAGTGGGTTCCAAGCCACTGTTACCTTTGCAAAG GTCCAACAGCCTGCCATTAGGAACAG AGAAGCGCAGTTATATTGTCTGGAGGGGGCAGTTTTTTAATGCTGGGAAGGAAGTGTATCAAACAAGTCTTCGGTCCCTTTTGCAACCTTTTCTACCTTTCAGACT ACCAGATAGGTTGGAGATTGGCAAAGTTATGAGACTGGACCAAATAAAGGGGCTGATTCcatcttctctcttctcctgggATCTTTACTCTGGCAGCCATGAAG tgttcaAGAAGGGCCTGCACTGCAGTCTGTTTGAAGTGGtggaggagaaaaacaaatccGGGGAGAGCTTGGCTGAACTGTTCCAGAAACTTGAAGATGAGGGATTG GTGTTGGTGAATTCGTTGAGCGACAATGGTTTTCTTTTCCTGCTGTCTTCAGAACAAATGTCCAACACAAGTG AACGCCGTGCTGGTTGGAAAAAATCGTGTCTACAAGCACTTTTTATCTACCGTGGTGCACGGGATGTGTCAAAATTCT CATGCAGACCCCATTCTACCTGCCAGCCCTTGATGCCCTTGCCTCAGGACCCTGCCATGCCACGTCTGGGGTGCTTCATTCCTGCATTCCACTACGCCCTCAACAAAGTGCGCGCTAACCCTCCGGCCATCCTCAGCGCCGGCGTGGAGCAGCAGGCTTACGACTACCTCAGCTCCCTGCGCGAGGGCAAGCTCGTTCAGCGTGCCCGGCTAGACTACGATCACAAGCTGGATGAGCGGGAGAAGCTCTTCCCTGCACCACGGCAAAAGTACAACTGGGAAAGCTACGTGCGCTCCTACTTCTATGCTCCCGGCATGTTCACCATGCCTGTGGAGAAAGCCAAGAACATGGTGGATCTCCTCTGGTGTCCTCCTGAGGCCTGCATGGAGATTCAAGATGGAAACGAGGCTCCAGCTGAcccagagagactgaaggaacTTCTAAAGCTtattcaaatgaataaaaatctaAAGGTAGCCAAGCAAGAGAAGAAAGGGTTAGAAGAAGGTGCCTTGGACGCTCACGGTGTAAAAAGGAAGTTGGAGGAAGAAGAACATGAGATCAGTCCCAAATTTCAGAAGATGGCTTCACTTGACAGTGGAGAAATTGGAGGAGAAG TTAAGGAGCTCCAGTCATGTCCGTTTCCGGTTGacatgctgtgctgtgctggcctTCAAGACACGGACCTGAGGAAGGACAAGGCTCAGGGTGCACTGAAGGTGGTGCAGCTGCTGGACAGGCTCAGCAAAACTACCCAGGACACAGACCTGAGGAAGGACCGAACACAGGGTGCCATGGTCATGAAAATGCTGGAGAACCTGGATAAAACACTACCTGGCTCGTCTGTGGTCGGCGCTGAGCGGCAAGAGCTGGGGGAGAGTGGAGAGGACACAGCTGCTCTCTATGATAGCATGACCAGACTCGGCCTCCCCACTAACTGCGACATCGACCTTCGGAATCAATTTGTAGATGACGATCAAGAAGCACAAGGGAAGAATGATCTTGAG AGGAAGACGGGAAGAGACGTGGGTAACAGGGCGCAGGTGCAGGCTGGaaag GATGAGACTGCTGGCAGCCTGAGCAGCCTGGAGGCATTCAGTCCATGTTCAGACACCAATGGACAGCAGCGTGGGGTGAACTTGCTTGGAGAGAAATCGATACCGTGGGTGCTAATACCCATAACAG GCCTGAAAACTGAGAGATACAGCCATCGAAAAGATGAGAGTCTGGAGGACCCTCGTTTCCTTCAAAGCCCAGTGGTCTCGACACGCTCCAGTCTGGAGAAAAAGGATCTTGTGTGTTCCGATCTGCCTGACTGCAACGATGTCCGGGCTGAACATGAGCTGGAGCCCATGGATGACCGGGACACCAACCTCACAGATGAACTGAAATTTTCCCATTCTCAGGAACAGAAGGGGACTCCACTCAGTGGTGTTGACTGCATAGTTGACAAACAAATCTCTGAATTTTCCTCTGAGGTAGAGGACCTCTTGAGAGAGGAGCGCGTGTACTACATTCCCTTCTCGAGCAGTCATGGCAACAGAAACCCACCACAGACTATGGCACAGTTCTCTGAGTATGTCTCACACTTCAACATGCCCCTACCTGTGCACAGTTACATTAACTCATTCAGAGATAGTATAAGAGTTTTCCTAGACCCCCAGCAGAGCAGGAATGGAGGAACGGCATGTGCGTTCTCAGCTTTGCCCTCTCCCACGCACTCTTCTGTTTCCCCCTCTGCTCTAGAAGCTCTTCCTTCCGACGTGCCTCTTTCCGTGTCTCCACTCGTTAGCACGCCGCTTTGCTCCCCAGTCGCTGCTTTTGCTTCGAATCCGCTGACCGGCGGCTTGCCTGCTGGCACTCACGGCCTGCTTCCTCCTCCTAATCCAACCTACGGTAGGCCAGAGCAGGCGGGGCAACCTCGCCCGGACGTCTGTAATGAGGTCCCGCCTCCGCCTTTGCTCGACATGCAAAAGACGGGCAGACAAAGTCAGGCAGAGCAGAGTGTGCTGGTCCCTGAGAGGCAGGAAAGCGGGGCTCCATGTAGATCCAGTCCAGGTGAGCCTTTAGACAGCTCGACTGCTGGTCCTGCTGAAGAAATCCAGTCTAGGTTGGGCCTGGATGTGGGCGAAAGCGTGTCCAGCGCCAGGCCGGCGAGCGCCGGCACGCCCGAGGAGCCGGCCTCCAACGCCATCAACAGTCTTCTCAGTCAGCTGCAGCCCGAGGTGTTCAGCAATCTGGTCAAGATCATTGAAGGGGTGCAAAAGAACACCGTCCACTTCTACATCCActcagtggaggaggagagtgacACGTGCTGGGAAATAAAG GAATACCTAAAGAAGCTTGGGAATTCGGAGTGTGATCCTCAGACCTTTCTTGAGAACAAGGACAGTCAAGACAAGCTGCTTATAATCATCCAAAATGTAGACATCGCTGCCCATGTTCATAAG ATACCTGCATTAGTGTCTCTAAAAAAGCTTCCATCAGTAAGCTTTGCTGGAGTAGACAGCCTTGATGACATCAAGAACCACACCTACAATGAATTATTTGTTTCTGGGGGTTTCATTGTCTCTGATGAATTTGTCCTTAACCCTGACTTCATCACCCAGG ACAAACTTCAAGCTCTTCTCCAATATCTTGAGGAGCTTAATACACCAGAGAGTCCGTGGAGATGGCGGGTGCACTGTAAAACTCACAAAAAGGTCAAAGAGCAAAGCAG GTCCAGTAGTGAAGCCCTGAGTGTCCTGAACCTTCTCACAATGTACCACAAGAAACAAATTGTTGAGTTTCTCTCATACCATGAATGTGATGCACAGTCACACCAAGCACCGGACCTGGACTGTCTGGTGAAGCTCCAAGCTCAAAACATCAGACAGCGCCATGTTATATTTCTCACAG AACGTCGTTTTGAGATGTTTCCACATTATTCAAGCAGTGGTGTAGTTATTGCAAACATCGATGATGTACTGTATAATATGGCCAGTCTGATTGGAGAAGCTAGTGACAAACACCATTCTTCAGACTTGCCTTCCTGTCCTGCATCACCAACAT TGAGGGAGGAAGACATGGACTCTGACATTGAGCATTCAGCCAGAAGGGAGTCTACCCTCCAAGACAGAACCACTGCTTGTACAGACCCTAGTCTTGGAGCTGATCCACACCCATGTGTATCCCACCATACAGTGGAAGACAAAGTCTCCACCAATGAGGCACAAAAGGCATTAGATTTTGAGGCTTTGAAAGCAGCGATTTCTCAGTTCCGGGTGGCTAGAATGCAAGCAAACTCTACTCCAGGCCAACTGTCACCTAGAGCTCTCCCAATCAATCCCCATCAAAGTCTTCTCAATCAGGGTGACATGGCTCCAACACAACCTCAGAGCTCTTCAAACGATGGAAGTCTTTCCAGTCTGTCTGCTTCCTCATTTCTTCCTCATGCCCATCTGCATTTAGACCAAATGCAGAAAGagcatcattttattttggaatcTGCAACTGAAGCCCAAGCACATGGGGCTGGGGCTGGGCCTGGTCAAGTAGAAATGGGATCTACTGCAGAATGCGCTACCGTGTCTCTGGATGGGCCTCAAGTTGAAATTTGTCCCAAAACAAATGATGTCTTGCAGCTGTCTGTTCATGGCATGGTTGAGCCGGCAACCCATGTACTTTCCGCTGGAGTGAGTTTTGCTGCTGCTACAGACACGCAGCCTACTTGGAATCGCACAACCAAAACTGACATCTCTACTGAAACACCAGCAAGTCCAGCAGTCTGCAGGACTGAGGGTGACTGTGGTCAGGATAAGCCTGCATTGGAAATGGCCACCACGAACAACCCAGTGCTTACTACCAGCTCAACAAATGACCAATCTAAAGACAGCACTGTTTCCACAGCTAATGGCAAGCACAACAGCCGAGCTGGCCTACTTCCAGTGCCTGGAACTGTGGCTTATGGAATGAATAATGCTT